From the genome of Tissierellales bacterium, one region includes:
- a CDS encoding helix-turn-helix transcriptional regulator, whose amino-acid sequence MSEFFNTNLKYLRDKNGIEQLELANMLGLKSASAVSEWEKGIRIPNAGILSDISSIFKVSIDNLMHVNLEKYNIGSSKVIPLLGTIAG is encoded by the coding sequence ATGAGTGAATTTTTTAATACTAATCTCAAATATCTAAGGGATAAAAATGGCATAGAGCAATTAGAGTTAGCTAATATGCTAGGCTTAAAGAGTGCATCTGCTGTTAGCGAATGGGAAAAGGGAATTAGAATCCCTAATGCTGGTATATTATCAGATATATCAAGTATATTTAAAGTATCTATTGATAATCTAATGCACGTCAATTTAGAAAAATATAATATAGGATCTTCTAAAGTTATCCCACTATTAGGCACAATCGCTGGATGA